AGGGATATGTGGCCTCGTGCTATACCTGCGGTGGACAACTGAGCAGTGCATCGTTCATGGTCAGCCTGGGAGATAGTCATCTGATTCGGTTCATTGTGTCCGACTATGGCATTACCTGGACGGAAATGCGCGACGATCGCGAATTAATGAAGCTGGAGGGGGCAGAAGCCATCAGCCAGTTACAAGAACTCGCCAATGTGGTCAAATTCCACATCCAGCCCGCTGAGTATCAACTGGCGATCACCCACTGAAGGGGGAAAACTGGTATGGGCTGAAAGGCTAGGGTTGGTTCGGGGAGCCCCCTTTAGCCGTTGCCATAGAC
This DNA window, taken from Trichothermofontia sichuanensis B231, encodes the following:
- a CDS encoding DUF1815 family protein; the protein is MFLRLAEQHRRFVQDLVMSLQALATVLERQGYVASCYTCGGQLSSASFMVSLGDSHLIRFIVSDYGITWTEMRDDRELMKLEGAEAISQLQELANVVKFHIQPAEYQLAITH